One segment of Choristoneura fumiferana chromosome 26, NRCan_CFum_1, whole genome shotgun sequence DNA contains the following:
- the LOC141443124 gene encoding uncharacterized protein — MELISSEREREISDALLTAEKQLKEFAEYKEITWKKIPPGNPSAGGAWERLVSSIKTALRATLHEKHPKEEVLHTLLLEAEHVVNSRPLTPLTGSQEEALTPNHFLIGRSNAMSPFCNFHDITLNEKSWQQSQKMADHFWARWTKEYRPQLKLRVSQGRTTANVKPGDIVIIVDGTMPRGTWPRGEVIKTYPGPDGIVRVVEARTAAASFVVLRLDL, encoded by the coding sequence ATGGAACTAATTTCGTCGGAGCGGGAGCGCGAAATATCTGACGCCTTGCTGACCGCCGAAAAGCAACTGAAAGAGTTCGCCGAGTACAAAGAGATCACATGGAAGAAGATACCTCCTGGAAACCCATCAGCTGGAGGAGCCTGGGAGCGTTTAGTATCTTCAATTAAAACAGCGCTTCGTGCCACCCTACATGAAAAGCACCCCAAAGAAGAAGTGCTGCACACGCTGTTGTTGGAAGCAGAACACGTCGTTAATTCTCGACCACTCACGCCACTGACGGGCAGTCAAGAAGAAGCATTGACGCCTAATCATTTTCTCATTGGCAGGTCCAACGCCATGTCTCCATTCTGTAATTTCCACGATATAACGCTTAATGAAAAATCGTGGCAACAATCGCAAAAGATGGCAGATCATTTCTGGGCTAGATGGACCAAAGAATATCGACCGCAACTGAAGCTACGAGTAAGTCAAGGACGGACCACCGCAAACGTAAAACCCGGCGACATTGTCATAATTGTTGATGGAACAATGCCGAGAGGTACGTGGCCCAGAGGCGaagtaataaaaacttaccCCGGCCCAGATGGCATAGTACGCGTAGTAGAAGCACGCACCGCCGCCGCCTCCTTCGTCGTCCTGCGTCTAGACTTATAA